One stretch of Eupeodes corollae chromosome 2, idEupCoro1.1, whole genome shotgun sequence DNA includes these proteins:
- the LOC129946245 gene encoding uncharacterized protein LOC129946245 yields the protein MNQSMGLVYVVGAVLLLLSDVIFCGPIQTTFSDNSVYSNVEPSSGEVEQHHLHHQQQQYQQQPYEYGVKVRETQSHSQSQHQHQHQNQNQQDQEDYLKISLLEPKDKIRESVNLEYEAIPSKILTKYDVGHKNLADLTKPVPVIDTISESDKYGNNGDQFDGIARAIVNGYEAFSNLINRLIGKPKEVARSISRGITTQLDAIGGKLVGL from the exons ATGAATCAATCCATGGGATTAGTGTATGTTGTTGGAGCGGTGTTGTTGCTCTTGTCTGATGTTATCTTTTGTGGGCCAATCCAAACTACCTTCAGTGACAATTCCGTTTACTCGAATGTTGAACCCTCAAGTGGTGAAGTAGAAcaacatcatcttcatcatcagcagcagcagtacCAACAGCAACCATATGAATATGGAGTGAAGGTAAGGGAGACTCAATCCCATTCCCAATCACAGCACCAGCATCAGCACCAGAACCAGAACCAGCAAGACCAGGAGGATTACTTAAAG ATCAGTCTTCTCGAGCCCAAAGATAAGATAAGGGAGTCTGTTAATTTGGAATATGAGGCTATTCCTTCCAAAATCCTCACCAAATACGATGTTGGCCACAAGAATCTTGCCGATTTAACCAAA CCGGTTCCAGTTATAGACACCATAAGCGAGTCGGATAAATATGGAAACAATGGAGACCAATTCGATGGAATCGCAAGGGCTATTGTTAATGGCTATGAGGCGTTTTCAAATTTGATAAACAGGCTGATTGGG aaacCCAAAGAAGTTGCAAGATCAATATCTCGAGGCATTACAACTCAACTTGATGCTATTGGTGGAAAACTAGTCGGACTTTAA
- the LOC129944265 gene encoding uncharacterized protein LOC129944265 codes for MFRIQKLLLADFQEIYEPVLVENSFAEVTEGGIGIRQVQLGLTATKIIIGVDVFKSNSLNDCYLTNLSLVERDPEIECFELVGILPLEILNVTFFKKNNRQIMNVRVFEEKNMLFEFGGYLSQNLLWNTWRERIATLKQIGPNLFHLTGSSPFSSSDVIADEEEVTATIHSTPLKRNSMSSDNESKSTNLPLRRISNNIYSRCTDIIQKASNTYLSDSEHQNQMELQKFYQALSITNSRSCRCNTSW; via the exons ATGTTTCGAATACAAAAACTGCTTTTAGCGGACTTTCAAGAGATTTACGAACCTGTTTTGGTTGAGAATTCATTCGCTGAGGTGACAGAAGGTGGGATAGGAATAAGACAAGTTCAATTGG GATTAACAGCAACGAAAATTATAATTGGTGTTGATGTTTTCAAATCGAATTCATTGAATGATTGTTATTTGACGAATTTGTCGTTAGTTGAAAGAGATCCCgaaattgaatgttttgaacTTGTTGGTATTCTTCCATTGGAAATACTGAATGtaacatttttcaagaaaaataaccGCCAGATAATGAATGTGAGGGTTTTTGAAgagaaaaatatgttatttgaATTTGGAGGATATTTATCTCAAAAT CTCTTATGGAATACCTGGCGTGAACGTATTgcaacattaaaacaaattggCCCCAATCTATTTCATCTGACTGGATCTTCACCATTTTCAAGTTCAGATGTTATtgctgatgaagaagaagtgACAGCTACCATTCACTCAACTCCTCTCAAGAGAAATTCAATGTCATCAGACAATGAATCAAAATCAACAAACTTACCACTCCGAAgaatttccaacaatatttattcCAGATGCACAGATATTATTCAGAAAGCTTCAAATACTTATCTATCTGATTCTGAACATCAAAACCAGATGGAGTTACAAAAGTTTTATCAAGCATTATCGATAACTAACAGTCGTTCATGTAGATGCAACACATCGTGGTAA